The Setaria italica strain Yugu1 chromosome IX, Setaria_italica_v2.0, whole genome shotgun sequence genome has a window encoding:
- the LOC101763937 gene encoding peroxidase 57 gives MQPARSAALLAAVAVVVLASAASCRGQLANNYYAGKCGNASVETIIQDAVKARLAWDKRMVAGLLHLQFHDCFVDGCDASILLDGPNTEKTAVQNSGIFGYDFIDDVKTALENVCPGVVSCADIIIAATRDAVAMCGGPRYQVQLGRRDGMVSQASRASILPGPNVDIPTAISLFSKKNLNSFDMAILMGAHTVGVTHCSVIHDRLYDFNGTGLPDPGMDPLYVWILTTFACPKGQAFDNIVYLDDPSSILLVDKSYYAQIMKRHGVLAVDQALGDHSSTAWMVNFLATTDFFPSMFSYALNKLAALDVLTGTAGEIRKNCRRTN, from the exons ATGCAGCCGGCCCGCtccgccgcgctgctcgccgccgtcgccgtcgtcgtgctgGCTTCCGCCGCGAGCTGCCGCGGCCAGCTGGCCAACAACTACTACGCCGGCAAGTGCGGCAATGCCAGCGTGGAGACCATCATCCAGGACGCCGTCAAGGCCCGCCTCGCCTGGGACAAGCGGAtggtcgccggcctcctccacctgcAGTTCCACGACTGCTTTGTCGAC GGGTGCGACGCGTCGATCCTGCTGGACGGGCCCAACACGGAGAAGACGGCGGTGCAGAACAGCGGCATCTTCGGCTACGACTTCATCGACGACGTCAAGACGGCGCTCGAGAACGTGTGCCCCGgcgtcgtctcctgcgccgacatcatCATCGCCGCAACAAGGGACGCCGTTGCCATG TGCGGAGGGCCTAGGTACCAAGTGCAACTGGGAAGAAGGGACGGCATGGTGTCACAAGCGTCCAGGGCGAGCATTCTGCCAGGCCCCAACGTCGACATCCCCACCGCCATCAGTCTATTCTCCAAGAAGAACCTCAACAGCTTCGACATGGCCATCCTCATGG GCGCGCACACGGTGGGGGTGACACACTGCTCGGTGATCCACGACCGGCTCTACGACTTCAACGGCACGGGGTTGCCGGACCCGGGCATGGACCCGCTGTACGTCTGGATCCTGACGACGTTCGCGTGCCCCAAGGGCCAGGCCTTCGACAACATCGTCTACCTCGACGACCCCTCCAGCATCCTCCTCGTCGACAAGAGCTACTACGCGCAGATCATGAAGCGCCACGGCGTTCTCGCCGTCGACCAGGCACTGGGCGACCACAGCTCCACCGCGTGGATGGTCAACTTCCTGGCCACCACCGACTTCTTCCCCTCCATGTTCAGCTACGCGCTCAACAAGCTCGCCGCGCTCGACGTCCTCACCGGCACCGCCGGCGAGATCAGGAAAAACTGCCGGAGGACCAactga